In a single window of the Zea mays cultivar B73 chromosome 5, Zm-B73-REFERENCE-NAM-5.0, whole genome shotgun sequence genome:
- the LOC100192737 gene encoding RING-H2 finger protein ATL7, which yields MSCTSPDPPDYCSAESPELKLYQAFIFSVPVFFTFVLLLFFYLFYLRRRRANWQSLRMRTNNLIRGDNARLECGLKKEMREMLPVVIFKESFLIRETQCSVCLAEYEPDERLQKIPPCGHTFHINCIDHWLSTNTTCPLCRVSLLPAPKATSTGLDLEAQTAVEEESPNAHHRQEEGLVDANTPQEGEAAGGDGSSSVQVEELHGDAAEPLAVTVVAVAAPQADAEGSPSTACQTVKGKK from the exons ATGTCTTGCACCTCTCCAGATCCACCAGACTACTGCTCAGCCGAATCGCCTGAGCTCAAGCTATACCAGGCCTTCATCTTCTCGGTGCCTGTCTTCTTCACGTTCGTCTTGCTTCTCTTCTTCTACCTCTTCTACTTGAGGCGGCGCAGGGCCAATTGGCAGTCCTTGCGGATGAGGACAAATAATTTGATACGAGGAGATAATGCCAGA CTGGAGTGTGGCTTAAAGAAGGAGATGCGGGAAATGTTGCCAGTTGTTATCTTCAAAGAGAGTTTCTTGATCAGGGAGACACA GTGCTCGGTCTGCCTAGCAGAATACGAACCGGACGAGAGGCTTCAGAAGATACCTCCCTGTGGGCATACCTTCCACATCAACTGTATCGACCACTGGCTCTCCACAAACACCACCTGCCCCCTCTGCCGAGTATCGCTCCTTCCCGCCCCCAAGGCAACCAGCACCGGACTGGATCTGGAAGCACAGACTGCGGTAGAAGAGGAGTCTCCGAACGCACATCATCGCCAGGAGGAGGGACTCGTTGATGCCAACACACCACAGGAAGGTGAGGCGGCCGGAGGTGACGGATCAAGTAGCGTCCAGGTTGAAGAACTGCACGGCGATGCGGCCGAGCCATTGGCGGTGACGGTGGTCGCTGTCGCTGCGCCTCAGGCTGACGCTGAAGGTTCACCGAGTACAGCATGCCAAACTGTTAAAGGGAAGAAATAA
- the LOC100285977 gene encoding Auxin response factor 7 — translation MAEAGVARGSGSAGDALFRELWHACAGPLVTVPRQGELVYYFPQGHMEQLEASTDQQLDQHLPLFNLPHKILCKVVNVELRAETDSDEVYAQIMLQPQTEQSEPTSPDPEPPEPERCNIHSFCKTLTASDTSTHGGFSVLRRHAEECLPQLDMTQNPPWQELVAKDLHGNEWHFRHIFRGQPRRHLLTTGWSVFVSSKRLVAGDAFIFLRGENGELRVGVRRLMRQLNNMPSSVISSHSMHLGVLATASHAISTGTLFSVFYKPRTSRSEFVVSVNKYLEAKNHKMSVGMRFKMRFEGDESPERRFSGTIIGMGCMPANSTSPWANSEWRSLKVQWDEPSAILRPDRVSPWEVEPLDRTNPQPPQPPLRNKRARPPASPSIAPELAPVFGFWKSPAEPAQAFSFSGLQRTQELYHSSPSSMFSSSLNVGFNPKYEGPTPNTNHLYWTMRETRTESYSASINKAPTEKKQESTTSGCRLFGIEIGSSAVSPVVTVASVGHDPPPPALSVDAESDQLSQPSHANKATDAPAASSDRSPNETESRQARSCTKVIMQGVAVGRAVDLTRLDGYDDLRRKLEEMFDIPGELSASLKKWKVIYTDDEDDMMLVGDDPWSEFCRMVKRIYIYSYEEAKSLTPKAKLPAIGGDTGVKPDPSKLPPESDVPQSDSDNSAPVAADKD, via the exons ATGGCGGAGGCCGGCGTGGCACGCGGCTCAG GGAGTGCTGGCGATGCTTTGTTCAGGGAACTCTGGCATGCTTGTGCTGGGCCGTTGGTCACAGTGCCTCGCCAAGGCGAGCTGGTTTATTACTTCCCGCAGGGTCATATGGAACAG CTTGAAGCGTCTACAGATCAACAACTTGATCAGCACTTGCCTTTGTTTAATCTACCGCACAAGATCCTCTGCAAGGTGGTCAATGTAGAACTTAGA GCTGAAACTGATTCTGATGAAGTTTATGCTCAAATTATGCTGCAACCACAAACAGAG CAAAGTGAGCCCACCAGCCCAGATCCTGAACCACCTGAGCCTGAAAGATGCAACATTCATTCCTTCTGCAAGACCTTGACTGCTTCAGATACAAGTACCCATGGTGGATTCTCTGTCCTCAGGAGGCATGCTGAAGAATGTTTGCCCCAACTG GACATGACTCAGAATCCACCGTGGCAAGAACTAGTGGCTAAAGATCTCCATGGAAATGAATGGCATTTCCGTCACATCTTTCGAG GGCAACCAAGGAGGCATCTACTTACAACAGGCTGGAGTGTTTTTGTTAGCTCAAAAAGATTGGTTGCGGGTGACGCGTTTATCTTCTTGAG AGGTGAGAACGGAGAGCTGCGAGTCGGGGTAAGGAGGCTCATGAGACAACTAAATAACATGCCGTCTTCGGTTATCTCAAGCCACAGCATGCATCTTGGAGTCCTAGCAACTGCATCTCATGCCATCTCCACTGGAACTCTCTTTTCTGTTTTCTACAAACCCAG AACAAGTAGATCTGAATTTGTCGTTAGTGTAAACAAGTACCTCGAAGCTAAGAATCACAAGATGTCTGTTGGTATGAGGTTTAAAATGAGATTTGAGGGTGATGAATCCCCTGAAAGAAG ATTCAGTGGGACAATTATTGGTATGGGATGCATGCCAGCTAACTCAACATCTCCATGGGCTAACTCTGAATGGAGATCATTGAAG GTCCAATGGGACGAGCCTTCCGCTATTCTGCGTCCAGATAGAGTTTCACCATGGGAAGTAGAACCCCTTGATCGAACAAATCCACAGCCACCTCAACCTCCTTTACGGAATAAGCGAGCACGGCCTCCTGCTTCACCTTCGATTGCTCCAGAACTTGCTCCAGTTTTTG GTTTTTGGAAGTCCCCAGCTGAGCCTGCCCAAGCTTTCTCATTCTCAGGACTGCAGCGAACTCAGGAGCTATACCATTCAAGCCCCAGTTCAATGTTCTCATCGTCGTTGAATGTGGGATTCAATCCAAAGTACGAGGGTCCCACTCCAAACACCAACCATTTGTACTGGACAATGAGAGAGACAAGAACTGAATCCTACTCCGCTAGTATCAACAAAGCTCCAACTGAAAAGAAGCAAGAATCCACTACTTCTGGCTGCAGATTGTTCGGTATCGAGATAGGTTCTTCTGCAGTGTCACCCGTGGTTACTGTTGCTAGCGTCGGGCATGATCCTCCGCCACCTGCTCTCTCAGTAGACGCTGAATCTGACCAGCTGTCACAGCCGTCCCATGCCAACAAAGCAACGGATGCCCCAGCGGCAAGCAGCGATCGCTCTCCTAACGAGACAGAGAGCCGGCAAGCCAGGAGCTGCACCAAG GTAATCATGCAAGGGGTGGCGGTTGGCCGGGCGGTGGACTTGACGAGGCTAGATGGGTACGATGACCTCCGCCGCAAGTTGGAGGAGATGTTCGATATCCCGGGAGAGCTTTCCGCCAGCCTCAAGAAATGGAAGGTGATCTACACAGATGACGAGGACGATATGATGCTGGTCGGGGACGATCCATGGAG TGAATTTTGCAGGATGGTAAAAAGGATATACATTTATTCCTACGAGGAGGCCAAGTCTTTGACTCCCAAGGCGAAGCTGCCGGCCATCGGTGGTGACACCGGCGTCAAGCCGGACCCAAGCAAACTGCCACCAGAATCCGACGTGCCACAGAGCGACTCCGACAACAGTGCTCCCGTTGCTGCTGATAAGGACTGA